From Flavipsychrobacter sp., a single genomic window includes:
- a CDS encoding T9SS type A sorting domain-containing protein → MRRILLSAVAVATGVGALAQSAKVTKYTTPLAATVVLSEVEDKYTAQVFNLEAPSPDGNIDKEKLREVKEKVHQLFPYKVNKASRKTTAGAAPVVAIDFIADSLTGIPPDNNMAMSKGNKAINVLNSSIAVLDGTTGKMTFKKALGLWTTSLGLNGIGHHKYDPKVIYDPISDRYICVVLSGTDATNNIVICFSQSNDPAGAWNMYKFYGDIKGDTTWFDYPAISITKDEFFLTGNKLGYNSSWKTGFKETVVYQIDKQSGYTGATNLTYQIWDSIKHANGDYVRYLHPVQAGATIEGPAQYFMSNRNFGIQTDSVWLVKIPDNIASGNKNVEVKFLRTPSKYGAPPNGRQPDTSATLATNDARMLGAFYIDDEIHFANTSVNPTSGAAAVFHGVIKDYKNNPTVTHSSLIGVDTLDFGYPNLAYAGKKNGKNQAIIGFNFTGPNTFPGLAAILYDGTQYSDIVRIKEGAGSIKMLSGKEQRWGDYTGAQVDWNNPGSVWVVGIYGKKVGTNTQYGNWMAKLTSPTHVGITEKQTASRTDVKVYPNPAYQFIGFEFDMKEAEQVSFAIYDMKGQKVDQVLEKHCKQGHNLIRFNIGSLPTGNYVLKAQTATGVSVMAEKFIKQ, encoded by the coding sequence ATGCGTAGAATTTTACTATCGGCAGTTGCAGTAGCAACAGGAGTGGGAGCTTTGGCTCAGTCGGCAAAAGTGACGAAGTATACAACACCTTTGGCAGCAACAGTGGTGCTAAGCGAAGTGGAGGATAAATACACGGCACAAGTATTCAACCTAGAAGCACCAAGCCCCGATGGTAATATAGATAAAGAAAAGCTACGTGAGGTAAAGGAAAAAGTACATCAACTATTTCCTTATAAAGTAAACAAAGCAAGTAGAAAGACTACTGCCGGTGCTGCACCCGTAGTAGCTATAGATTTTATAGCAGACTCTCTTACTGGCATTCCGCCGGATAATAACATGGCCATGTCTAAGGGAAATAAAGCAATAAATGTGCTCAACAGTAGTATTGCCGTATTGGATGGTACTACAGGTAAAATGACCTTTAAAAAGGCATTAGGGCTATGGACCACTAGCTTGGGTTTAAATGGTATTGGCCATCATAAGTATGACCCTAAAGTGATCTACGATCCAATATCAGACCGATATATCTGCGTAGTACTTAGTGGTACTGATGCTACGAATAATATTGTGATTTGCTTCTCTCAAAGCAACGATCCTGCGGGCGCTTGGAATATGTATAAGTTTTATGGAGACATAAAAGGAGATACTACATGGTTCGACTATCCTGCCATTTCTATTACTAAGGATGAGTTTTTCCTTACGGGTAATAAGCTAGGGTACAACTCTAGTTGGAAGACAGGATTTAAAGAAACAGTAGTGTACCAGATAGATAAGCAAAGTGGCTATACAGGAGCAACTAACCTAACTTATCAAATTTGGGATAGTATTAAACACGCTAATGGCGATTATGTAAGATACTTACATCCGGTACAGGCGGGTGCTACTATTGAAGGCCCTGCACAATACTTCATGTCCAACAGGAACTTTGGTATACAAACAGACTCTGTATGGTTGGTAAAAATACCGGACAATATAGCTAGTGGTAATAAAAATGTTGAAGTGAAGTTTTTGAGAACGCCAAGCAAATATGGTGCTCCGCCAAATGGTCGTCAACCAGATACTAGTGCTACACTAGCTACTAACGATGCTCGTATGTTGGGGGCTTTTTATATAGATGATGAAATACATTTTGCTAATACTTCTGTTAATCCTACTAGTGGTGCTGCAGCAGTATTTCATGGTGTAATTAAAGACTATAAGAATAATCCTACTGTTACACATTCAAGCCTTATAGGTGTTGATACTCTAGATTTTGGTTATCCTAACCTAGCCTATGCCGGTAAGAAGAATGGTAAAAATCAGGCAATAATCGGTTTTAACTTCACAGGACCTAATACCTTCCCTGGCTTGGCAGCTATATTATACGACGGTACACAATATTCCGATATCGTACGTATAAAAGAAGGTGCAGGTAGCATCAAAATGTTATCGGGCAAGGAGCAACGCTGGGGCGACTATACGGGTGCTCAGGTAGATTGGAATAATCCTGGCTCTGTATGGGTAGTAGGTATCTATGGTAAGAAGGTAGGCACCAATACACAGTATGGCAACTGGATGGCCAAGCTAACATCGCCAACGCACGTAGGCATTACTGAAAAACAAACGGCTAGCCGCACTGATGTAAAAGTGTATCCTAACCCTGCTTACCAGTTCATAGGTTTTGAGTTTGATATGAAAGAGGCAGAGCAAGTAAGCTTTGCTATTTATGATATGAAGGGGCAGAAAGTAGATCAGGTGTTAGAAAAACATTGTAAGCAAGGTCATAACCTTATACGTTTCAATATAGGCTCGTTACCTACAGGTAACTATGTGCTCAAAGCACAAACGGCTACAGGTGTAAGTGTAATGGCAGAAAAATTTATTAAACAATAA
- the atpG gene encoding ATP synthase F1 subunit gamma — MSGQLKEVRNRISSVTSTKQITKAMKMVSAAKLRRAQDAIQQMRPYAQKLQEMLSNIASGSDMDMKLAEERPIENVLIIVVTSDRGLCGAYNTNLIKTARELANKTYTGKNVTLLPIGKKGYDYFVKHGYKVVKEYWSIFSDLTFESVRAASVYAQEAFLNKEYDKVELVYSEFKNAATQVFTSEAFLPIPKVEKKEGEASSDFIFEPTKEVLIEELMPKILNTQVFKAVLDCHASEHGARMTAMDKATENADELLRNLKISYNRARQAAITTELTEIVSGAAALQG; from the coding sequence ATGTCAGGACAACTTAAAGAGGTCAGAAACCGAATTTCATCGGTAACGTCTACAAAGCAGATCACAAAGGCGATGAAGATGGTAAGTGCCGCTAAATTACGTCGTGCTCAAGATGCCATTCAGCAAATGCGTCCTTATGCGCAAAAATTGCAAGAAATGTTGAGCAATATTGCTAGTGGTAGCGATATGGATATGAAGTTGGCTGAAGAACGCCCGATAGAAAATGTATTGATCATTGTTGTTACTAGTGATCGTGGTCTTTGCGGAGCGTATAATACGAACTTGATCAAAACTGCCAGAGAGCTTGCTAATAAAACATATACAGGGAAGAATGTAACCTTATTGCCAATAGGTAAAAAAGGTTATGACTACTTTGTAAAGCATGGCTATAAAGTGGTAAAAGAATACTGGTCTATATTCTCTGATTTGACCTTTGAAAGCGTACGTGCTGCTTCTGTATATGCGCAGGAGGCGTTCTTGAATAAAGAGTATGATAAAGTAGAATTGGTATATAGCGAGTTTAAAAACGCTGCTACACAAGTATTTACTTCAGAGGCTTTCTTGCCAATACCTAAAGTAGAGAAGAAAGAAGGAGAAGCTAGTTCTGACTTTATTTTTGAGCCTACTAAAGAAGTATTGATCGAAGAGTTGATGCCGAAGATATTGAATACACAAGTATTCAAAGCGGTATTGGATTGTCACGCATCTGAGCACGGTGCTCGTATGACGGCAATGGATAAAGCAACTGAAAATGCGGATGAGTTACTTCGTAATTTGAAGATCAGCTACAACCGTGCTCGTCAAGCAGCTATTACTACAGAGCTTACAGAGATCGTAAGTGGAGCTGCTGCACTACAAGGATAA
- a CDS encoding T9SS type A sorting domain-containing protein produces the protein MKQLRHFRLGSNSFITKAALTIALGLSSLSSFGQATVINNYTTGENLKNYAVEEVPGSNGNAMIMAGTIFGTGTIASPRTKQGESIHFMYTTGAGDLQWGGTYSVGVRYDLTPEYEDVRCVDIVPYTSTEALIVVEARALNHPRHNTRDLILVLRINIADGRLLNTYEIASPLPQSGDYANIYATHAIYHEEYNGGTPSGNSYLYICGYDGLETDLGGPGRLFGDGTPNFIPQWGPSCQDKRILLIKFDIDNNINPTPQVVGAKTYDKPWVQCSVDQVYPELYDFDMAMRIVPMNDGTGDLYITGSTNSDYIYDNSKYSSTPAMWLSYGSATLSLRVDEAGTGGGAFNTVALRPFIENKVLPFGGETPSNLRMFEHGYGAFEDNLNTGLYVFSNAFLPDNSTMGTPSSPGTGFKTYAEMIRMTYIDKATLNFTPYTQNHRIAFSAIDYNWGTQVLPSPNGTDKLYLAGLQSGWDQGNCGNPTNGNNPPTLSNNINPFMAEIEPTWSGTNIGINNINFWKTYFTQNNTGYFDDLGGGLSNITWATEFVANNPNLNARISFMAPKWDPNSNVLGVKYYRTDGNGDLSTATTLCNNSYQHCTPVYSDIDIADGWWNYDQIEDPNISLITTDGSVPFKLLIPAPAKCKDFWFYKPSGVANANTKGLDNAQFEVYPNPANTYVSVKVKGEVEDDAPVSIALYNVMGQHVASLYDGTALKLKSDYRMELPSSLATGVYILKVTSKGSELHTQSVSIQ, from the coding sequence ATGAAACAATTAAGACACTTCCGTCTAGGAAGTAACAGCTTTATTACAAAAGCTGCATTAACAATTGCCTTAGGGTTGAGCTCTCTTTCTAGCTTTGGGCAAGCTACAGTTATCAACAATTACACGACTGGCGAAAACTTAAAAAACTACGCAGTAGAAGAAGTGCCTGGCTCTAATGGTAATGCCATGATCATGGCAGGTACTATTTTTGGTACAGGTACAATTGCCAGCCCTAGAACCAAGCAAGGAGAGTCTATACACTTTATGTATACAACCGGTGCTGGCGACCTGCAATGGGGTGGTACTTACTCTGTAGGTGTTCGCTACGATTTGACACCGGAGTATGAGGATGTACGCTGTGTAGATATTGTGCCTTACACTAGTACCGAGGCATTAATAGTAGTAGAAGCAAGAGCACTAAACCATCCAAGACATAATACCAGAGATCTGATATTGGTATTACGTATAAATATTGCAGATGGTCGCTTGTTGAATACCTACGAGATAGCATCTCCACTACCACAAAGTGGTGACTATGCTAACATCTATGCAACTCATGCTATTTACCACGAGGAGTATAATGGGGGAACACCATCGGGTAACTCCTATCTATATATATGTGGTTATGATGGTTTAGAAACAGACTTAGGTGGCCCTGGTAGACTATTTGGAGATGGTACACCAAATTTCATTCCTCAGTGGGGACCTAGCTGTCAAGACAAGCGTATCTTATTGATCAAGTTCGATATTGATAATAATATCAACCCTACACCGCAGGTAGTAGGTGCTAAAACTTATGACAAGCCATGGGTACAATGCTCTGTTGATCAGGTTTATCCTGAGCTATATGATTTTGATATGGCGATGAGAATAGTGCCAATGAATGATGGTACTGGAGATCTATACATCACAGGTAGTACTAACTCTGATTATATATATGACAACTCTAAGTACTCTAGTACTCCGGCAATGTGGTTGAGCTACGGTTCTGCAACATTATCATTAAGAGTGGATGAAGCTGGTACTGGTGGTGGAGCATTCAATACCGTAGCATTAAGACCATTTATTGAAAATAAAGTATTGCCTTTTGGTGGAGAAACACCATCGAACTTAAGAATGTTTGAGCATGGTTATGGTGCGTTTGAAGATAATTTAAACACAGGTTTGTATGTATTTAGTAATGCATTTCTTCCTGATAACTCTACTATGGGTACACCTAGTTCTCCAGGTACTGGTTTTAAAACCTATGCTGAGATGATACGTATGACTTATATAGATAAGGCTACGCTGAACTTTACACCATACACACAAAATCACAGAATTGCATTTAGCGCAATAGATTATAATTGGGGTACACAGGTGCTACCTAGCCCTAATGGTACTGATAAATTATACTTAGCAGGGTTACAGTCAGGATGGGACCAAGGTAATTGTGGTAACCCTACAAATGGTAATAACCCGCCAACCTTGTCGAATAATATCAATCCTTTCATGGCTGAAATTGAGCCTACATGGAGCGGTACAAATATTGGTATCAACAATATTAATTTCTGGAAAACCTACTTTACACAAAACAATACCGGCTATTTCGATGACTTAGGTGGCGGCTTGTCTAATATTACTTGGGCTACTGAGTTTGTGGCCAACAACCCTAACTTGAATGCACGTATCTCATTCATGGCGCCTAAGTGGGATCCCAATAGTAATGTATTAGGTGTTAAATACTATCGTACTGATGGTAATGGAGACCTAAGTACGGCAACCACACTATGTAATAATTCATACCAGCACTGTACACCAGTTTATAGCGATATTGATATTGCTGACGGTTGGTGGAATTATGACCAAATAGAAGATCCAAATATCAGCCTTATTACAACAGATGGTAGCGTACCGTTCAAATTATTGATACCTGCACCTGCCAAGTGTAAAGATTTCTGGTTCTACAAGCCTTCTGGCGTAGCTAATGCTAACACTAAAGGTTTAGATAATGCTCAGTTTGAAGTATATCCTAACCCGGCTAATACTTATGTAAGTGTTAAAGTAAAAGGCGAGGTAGAAGATGATGCACCGGTAAGCATAGCATTATATAATGTTATGGGGCAGCATGTAGCTTCATTGTACGATGGAACAGCCTTAAAGCTTAAGTCTGACTACCGTATGGAGCTTCCTAGCTCATTAGCTACAGGTGTATATATACTTAAAGTTACTTCTAAAGGTAGCGAGCTACATACACAAAGCGTTAGTATTCAATAG
- the pyk gene encoding pyruvate kinase: MSNNNSQLHNTKIIATVGPACNTYEKLLALVEAGVNVFRLNFSHGTHAQHEEVIQHIRRINDDFPFNIVILGDLQGPKLRVGEIKDNALELAEGDTIYFTNEKVVGTHDNIYISYPNFAKDVKVGEKILLDDGKMEVLIKEITTDNRVKGEVLVRGTLSSNKGVNLPDTKISLPSISEKDMRDIDFIAEQNIGWIALSFVRKPDDIHTLRKILEAKGSHAKIIAKIEKPEALEHLREIILATDAVMVARGDLGVELPLEKIPMIQKNIVRKCIHRAKPVIIATQMMESMMDRTRPNRSEITDVANAVLEGADAVMLSGETAMGEYPVKVIETMVSIINEVEKQEIIYNHNLVPQPHSPSFLSDALCYNACEIAQNVNADALIGMTQSGYTGFMLSSYRPRSPLYIFTKTETLVNQLSLSWGVQAFFYEREEGLDEIFEDQIAILKEKGLLKTNDIVINTGSTPVKEHLPTNMLKISRVK; this comes from the coding sequence ATGAGTAATAACAACTCCCAATTACACAACACGAAGATCATAGCAACCGTTGGCCCAGCATGTAATACATACGAGAAACTATTGGCACTGGTAGAAGCAGGGGTAAACGTATTCAGACTGAACTTCTCACATGGCACTCATGCCCAACACGAGGAGGTCATCCAGCATATACGTCGCATCAATGATGACTTCCCTTTTAATATTGTGATACTTGGCGACCTACAAGGCCCTAAGCTACGCGTAGGTGAAATAAAAGACAATGCACTAGAACTAGCTGAGGGTGATACCATCTACTTTACTAATGAAAAAGTAGTAGGCACACATGATAATATATATATATCCTACCCCAACTTTGCCAAAGATGTAAAAGTAGGCGAGAAAATACTACTCGACGATGGCAAGATGGAAGTGTTGATAAAAGAAATAACCACTGACAATAGAGTAAAAGGAGAAGTCTTGGTAAGAGGCACTCTATCTTCTAACAAAGGAGTGAACTTACCTGACACCAAAATATCTCTACCTTCTATCTCTGAAAAAGACATGAGGGATATTGACTTCATTGCAGAGCAGAATATAGGTTGGATAGCATTATCATTTGTAAGAAAACCAGATGATATACATACGCTAAGAAAGATATTGGAAGCAAAGGGCAGCCATGCAAAGATCATAGCGAAAATAGAGAAGCCTGAAGCGCTAGAACATCTTAGAGAAATAATACTAGCCACAGACGCGGTAATGGTAGCTCGTGGCGACTTGGGAGTAGAGCTGCCTTTGGAGAAAATACCTATGATACAAAAGAACATTGTTCGTAAATGTATCCATAGGGCAAAGCCTGTGATCATAGCTACACAGATGATGGAAAGCATGATGGACAGAACACGCCCTAACCGTAGTGAGATAACCGATGTTGCCAACGCCGTACTGGAAGGTGCTGATGCCGTGATGTTAAGCGGAGAAACCGCAATGGGAGAATACCCTGTGAAAGTGATAGAGACAATGGTCAGCATCATCAACGAAGTAGAAAAACAAGAGATCATATACAACCATAACCTTGTACCACAGCCTCACTCGCCATCTTTTTTGAGTGATGCACTTTGCTACAATGCTTGTGAGATAGCGCAGAATGTAAATGCAGATGCCTTAATAGGCATGACACAATCGGGCTACACTGGTTTTATGTTATCCAGCTACCGACCACGCTCTCCGCTATACATCTTTACGAAGACGGAAACCCTTGTCAACCAACTTAGCCTTAGCTGGGGTGTACAAGCTTTTTTCTACGAGCGAGAGGAAGGTTTGGATGAAATATTTGAAGATCAGATAGCCATACTTAAAGAGAAAGGATTGCTAAAAACAAATGATATTGTGATCAACACAGGCAGCACACCTGTTAAGGAGCACCTGCCTACCAATATGTTAAAAATATCCAGAGTAAAATAA
- the panC gene encoding pantoate--beta-alanine ligase — translation MIIFKKVADIQPYLLKIKEKGQIISFVPTMGALHQGHISLVQNAQGEDTITVASIFVNPTQFNDKKDYEKYPISVEDDITMLIDAGCDILFLPSVEEMYPEGADKMPTYDFGYLDTILEGKERPGHFEGVGQVVARLLDIVQPHKLYMGQKDYQQCMVVKNLLRQLGLNTELIICATQREPDGLAMSSRNRRLTEFQRAKAMLLYQCLVSIKTKQTDSSFSTVQKECIDILKDKGFVPEYVSLADADDLTLLEEYDANRNMVALVVAWLGDVRLIDNMLL, via the coding sequence ATGATCATCTTCAAAAAAGTGGCTGATATTCAACCTTACTTGTTGAAAATCAAGGAGAAAGGACAAATTATAAGTTTTGTGCCTACGATGGGGGCATTGCACCAAGGGCATATCTCTTTAGTGCAAAATGCTCAAGGTGAGGATACCATTACTGTGGCTAGCATTTTTGTAAATCCAACCCAGTTCAATGATAAAAAAGACTACGAAAAGTACCCTATATCTGTAGAAGATGATATAACCATGCTCATTGACGCAGGTTGCGATATTTTGTTCCTTCCATCGGTAGAAGAAATGTATCCTGAAGGGGCAGATAAAATGCCTACCTATGATTTTGGATATCTAGATACGATACTGGAAGGGAAGGAGAGACCGGGACATTTTGAAGGCGTTGGTCAGGTAGTGGCCAGATTACTCGATATCGTACAGCCTCATAAACTTTATATGGGGCAAAAGGACTACCAGCAATGCATGGTCGTTAAAAACCTATTGAGGCAATTGGGTTTGAATACAGAGTTGATCATTTGCGCTACACAAAGGGAACCTGACGGCTTGGCTATGAGCTCCAGAAATAGAAGGTTGACAGAGTTTCAGCGGGCAAAGGCGATGTTGCTATATCAGTGTTTAGTATCTATAAAAACAAAACAAACAGATAGTAGCTTTAGTACAGTACAGAAAGAGTGCATTGATATATTGAAAGACAAGGGCTTTGTTCCAGAATATGTGTCTTTAGCAGATGCCGATGACCTAACACTACTAGAGGAGTATGATGCTAATAGAAATATGGTAGCACTTGTAGTAGCTTGGCTAGGTGATGTGCGGCTTATTGATAATATGCTGCTCTAG
- a CDS encoding glycogen/starch synthase, which translates to MAADKKRVLIIANELSPYIEFSDFAQIMNDLAVKTFDSGLEIRIIMPRFGVINERRHRLHEVVRLSGINIIIDKDDYPLIIKVASLPNARLQVYFMDNDDYFKRKQVFRDAKDKFFDDNAERMIFFCKSAMETVKKFGWPPDIIHCHGWMTSLIPLYLKTTYKKEPVFNESKVIYTAQSDQFTEKLGENFLQKAAISADIKDKDLEIFKDGTNEALTIGGAKHADVVIHGDADVEAQIKGDIKASRYKKVVQHNEAWKEDISTLFDLYQSLTES; encoded by the coding sequence ATGGCTGCAGACAAAAAACGTGTCTTAATTATTGCCAACGAGCTATCCCCTTACATCGAATTTTCTGATTTTGCCCAGATCATGAACGACCTTGCGGTAAAAACATTTGACTCGGGCTTGGAGATCAGGATCATCATGCCTCGTTTTGGTGTAATTAACGAAAGAAGACACCGCTTGCACGAAGTAGTACGTCTTTCCGGTATCAATATCATTATTGATAAGGATGACTACCCTTTAATCATCAAAGTGGCTTCTTTACCCAACGCACGTCTGCAGGTTTATTTCATGGATAATGACGATTACTTCAAACGTAAGCAAGTATTCCGCGATGCCAAGGATAAGTTCTTTGATGACAACGCAGAACGTATGATATTTTTCTGTAAGAGTGCTATGGAGACGGTTAAAAAGTTTGGATGGCCTCCGGATATCATACACTGCCATGGCTGGATGACGTCTTTAATACCTTTGTACCTAAAGACAACCTACAAAAAAGAGCCTGTTTTCAACGAATCGAAGGTTATCTATACTGCTCAGTCTGACCAGTTTACAGAAAAACTAGGTGAAAACTTCCTTCAAAAAGCTGCTATCAGTGCAGACATTAAGGATAAGGACCTTGAGATCTTTAAAGATGGCACCAACGAAGCCTTAACAATTGGCGGTGCAAAACATGCTGATGTAGTAATACATGGAGATGCAGATGTTGAGGCACAAATAAAAGGTGATATCAAGGCTAGCAGATACAAAAAAGTAGTACAGCACAACGAAGCATGGAAAGAAGATATATCTACTCTGTTCGATCTTTATCAAAGCTTAACAGAGTCTTAG
- a CDS encoding DUF4270 family protein translates to MRKALKFLSAAVFTASAGLLATSCNEDTIIPAKVAPGNNLINLIEVPDTFTIISKSLYIDTLRTSAKFDGIRIIRAVGTVVDPYFGKTNAGVYFQVKPSSNDINFSSNPYTIDSAVLVLPYTRFSWGDTTNPQNQKFNVYELTEDLSIDDVYYSNTTKNVDRNNPLASLNVDLKALRASAAVGTMTPPIVGTGNNKDTVGPHLRFKLPQTYIDRVISKVGTSTFQTPANFLAEFKGFYIEPDTNQNTNLMPYFFLDGSEDYTRAAVVFYYHDNATPNEQKTLFFDFDRDECAQFNWVSRAYTPKAKAIFDKYAQTKDQSDPEIILQNLPGAAIDLRIPNIKNMPTGIINKAEIIISLVGSGNANEDSTFWGPVRIDPWGVNPDGTLYSIEDRNYNDQASAISFIGGGSSFGAINGKVVKQYKFNIPKEVQKAIKDKRDELHLRLIGAQGFPAAYRLIAGGETNSTYTVEFHIVYSKTQ, encoded by the coding sequence TTGAGAAAAGCTTTAAAGTTTTTAAGCGCCGCAGTATTTACGGCAAGTGCAGGCCTGCTGGCTACCAGCTGCAATGAAGATACCATTATACCCGCTAAAGTAGCACCAGGCAACAACCTCATCAACCTTATAGAGGTACCGGACACCTTCACTATTATTAGCAAATCGCTATATATAGATACATTAAGAACGAGTGCTAAGTTTGATGGCATACGTATCATTAGAGCAGTAGGTACTGTGGTAGACCCTTATTTTGGCAAAACAAATGCCGGAGTTTACTTTCAAGTAAAACCTAGCTCCAATGATATCAACTTTTCGTCTAACCCATATACTATTGATTCTGCGGTTTTGGTACTTCCATACACCCGCTTTTCTTGGGGAGATACTACCAACCCTCAAAATCAGAAGTTCAACGTATATGAGCTTACAGAAGACTTAAGCATAGACGATGTGTACTATAGTAATACTACCAAGAATGTGGATCGAAACAATCCTTTGGCTAGCCTTAATGTAGACCTAAAAGCATTAAGAGCATCTGCGGCGGTAGGTACAATGACACCACCTATAGTAGGTACAGGCAACAATAAAGATACTGTAGGGCCTCACCTTCGTTTTAAACTACCTCAAACTTATATAGACAGGGTTATAAGCAAAGTAGGTACTTCTACTTTTCAGACTCCTGCTAATTTTCTAGCAGAGTTCAAAGGTTTTTACATAGAGCCAGACACCAACCAGAATACCAACCTAATGCCGTACTTCTTCTTAGACGGTTCTGAAGACTACACACGTGCAGCAGTGGTATTCTACTATCATGACAATGCAACCCCTAACGAGCAAAAAACACTATTTTTTGACTTCGATCGTGACGAATGTGCTCAATTCAACTGGGTGAGCCGTGCATATACACCTAAGGCTAAAGCTATATTTGACAAATACGCACAAACAAAAGATCAATCAGACCCTGAAATAATACTACAAAACCTTCCGGGTGCTGCTATCGACCTACGTATACCTAACATTAAAAACATGCCAACGGGCATTATCAATAAAGCCGAGATCATTATCTCGCTAGTAGGCTCTGGCAATGCTAACGAAGACTCTACATTCTGGGGACCTGTAAGAATAGACCCTTGGGGCGTAAACCCCGATGGCACTCTTTACTCTATAGAAGACCGAAACTATAACGATCAGGCGTCTGCTATATCCTTTATTGGTGGCGGATCATCCTTCGGTGCTATTAATGGAAAGGTTGTTAAACAATACAAATTTAATATACCTAAAGAGGTGCAAAAAGCTATTAAAGACAAACGCGATGAGTTACATTTGCGTTTGATAGGCGCTCAAGGCTTCCCTGCGGCATATAGACTTATTGCCGGTGGTGAAACAAACAGTACTTACACTGTTGAGTTCCATATCGTTTATTCTAAAACTCAATAA